tcaccatcatcatcatctccatcatcatcaccgccatctccaccgctgcacatcgtcaccgctgtaacaatttgggtttgatcttgattgtttgataggggaaactctcccggtgttgatttctacttgttattgatgctattgagtgaaaccgttgaaccaaggtttatgttcagattgttattcaccatcatatcacctctgatcatgttccatatgatgtctcgtgagtagttcgtttagttcttgaggacatgggtggagtctaaatgttagtagtgaagtatggttgagtaatattcaatgttatgatatttaagttgtggtgttattcttctagtggtgtcgtgtgaacgtcgactacacgacacttcacctttatgggcctaggggaatgcatcttgtactcgtttgccaattgcggggttgccggagtgacagaaacctgaacccccattggtatatcgatgcaggagggataacaggatctcagagtttaaggctgtggttagatttatcttaattactttcttgtagttgcagatgcttgcaaggggtataatcacaagtatgtattagtcctaggaagggcggtacattagcataggttcacccacacaacacttatcaaaacaatgaagattaattagccgtatgtagcgaaagcactagactaaaatcccgtgtgtcctcaagaacgtttggtcattataagtaaacaaaccggcttgtccttcgtgctaaaaaggattgggccactcgctgcaattattactctcgcactttacttactcgtactttattcatctgctacaccaaaaccccctgaatacttgtctgtgagcatttacagtgaatccttcatcgaaactgcttgtcaacaccttctgctcctcgttgggatcgacattcttacttatcgaagatactacgatacaccccctatacttgtgggtcatcactctttcatccggatctgatgatacccggaatacgcatcaagaaaacacagaagttccgcccctgccgtcgaatcaatgacttggtcaatgcgcggcaggggaaacggatctttcgggcaatgtttgttcaagccagagtaatcgatgcacattcttagtatttcagaattctttttgggtacaaggacgggatttgcgacccaatcagtgtggaaaacttctattacaaaacccgcctctagtaactttgctaattccattcctatggcgcggcgcttcttatctccaaagcgtcgcatagcttgcttcaccggtttagcccccgggtttatgttgaggtagtgctcggcgagttcccttggtactccggtcatgtcagaaggctgccatgcgaagatatccatgttagcgcggaggaactcgacgagcgcgtcttcctatttggggtccatgttggctccgactgagacctgttTGGAATcgtctccttccttgaagttgactttcttggtctctatcgcggccttgaaggaatttttatgctcggagatctgcttcttggtggtctgcatttcagtcggatccaccgcggctctgtagcctttcagctcctctccagatatcacagattctgcgaaggcggcttcgcccagctcgcactcatgagcctttttgtagtctccggatacggtgatcataccgttaggacccggaatcttgagcttgttgtagatgtagcacgcccttgcgtgaaacttgtggtaggtgggcctgccgaagatgacgtggtaggagctcttgaagggcacaacttcaaacgtgatcttctcttcgcggaaattgtgaacatcgccgaaggccacgggaagtgtgatgctgccgagggaattcgcctttttacccggaactacgccatgaaactcagtgttgctgtgtttgagctgttccttggtaaggttcatccgctctagagtctccaggtacatgatgttcaagctggctccgccatccatgaggcacttggagaagtcatacccgtctatgcggggacttacaaccaaggcgtagcactcttttggcacaatggtagggtgatcctccctgtcaaatcTGCATGGGACTTCTGACCACCTgatatactgcggcacagccggaactgtggcgttcaggatccggatagctgacttggtagcgcggactgttggggttccgaggaaggtgtggtacgcgcccacactctttttctcgaacgggttggatttacctgcagaccctgccttgggatccggcgagttatcatcctcgtccatcgcctcgaaactgtcctcctctttgtccttgttcttgcccttgcctcctttgccgcgtgggcggtgcttccgggcgcgcttatatcctgcttccgggtcgttcttcaaatcattgacccacttgcagttgcggttggtgtgagtggacttccccgtagccggatccaggtgggccaggcagggcatgtctctgtactcctcgtaggtttgcggggcacgggatccggcagctgtgacctcagtgccgtgctgctggcccctgccggctccgcctccacggtcgcgtcctcttccgcctcctagacctccgcgttggaatgccatggcgaccatctcggatccgccactcttctggtcatcaggggggttcttccgcttgtggccgctgctgttaccgttatcacggttcttcttttgttggtgtagggggattgctgtagctgcgagatctccgcctgcgtcatcatcagcggcagtatgatcactggcaatggagatcatgtcatccaaagtcagtttatttgcgatAGCCAAGCAAGTGAGCTTATGCCTCAGCAACCCTCCTCTCTGTAGTCCACCAATAAAGGCGTACATAGCGGTGGTGTGGTCGgcattttcgcactcgttcctgcatgccaaccatcgtgtgaggaagtgtcttgaggattctcccttcttctgaatacatgcttgtaagtcgcttgctgtggcaggtcttttgtaggtgcccctgaagtgtttctcgaaggcaGTCTTCAgggcaaaccagcaaaagatggagttcttctcgaggtcgctgagccagatccgggctggacctacaaggtacagctgaagcatgcggcaggcgatattaggggttcctccggcgaaggttactgcattgtagtaatcctctatccaggtatccggcctttcggtgccatcataatgtttcaggtttccaggtagcttgaggttcatccttggctttggttcctctcgaatcatcctgccgaagcacttcagaccgatgtagtcagttctgtattcgttgaggcgttcccgcgcgtcacgcgagccgtggcgaggagattgtgagcgagagcgagatctccggccgctgcctccgcctccacctccgccgccaccgctaggtggtggtgagggagacctgcgagggggccgatccgACTTTTTGCTTCCGCCGTCAGATTCTCCTCGCCCCTCCcgatgctggctccggcttctgtggctgccttcaCCTTGGCCCTGGCTGCCGTGGCCGTTCCGGCTTcgacgaggctccgggtcgcggtctttgttccgactcctcctaggctcgggctcacgGTCATTGTTCTGGCTCCGGCggggttccggcgtgcgctccctgttcctgtttctcaagggcagcacgttgtcgcggatgatgattccgccaggcccatggggcctggtgtttccggctggactatggCGGTGAGGGGGACGCGGGTATccgttaggcggaggagaggggttgcggtacttgtctcttccagagtacattgcatcctttccctttcttggatctgacggaggcgtctttgatggtaccgggattggatttgggtgttctctggctttccttctgcgttccgaggatccggttcgcgattcgtcatctcgatggcgattgtcgtaggcgtccttctgcgcggtggagacgcaatgctctgggttagattccaatttgcgcgaagtgtctgccttgctctgctgcctcattgctgaagcgacgagcgtacggacgtagtcgatgtcgatctcctcgtcctttttcttcaagatcacTGCAGCGttcttcatattgtcctttggagtggcgTATGGCTTCTGCTCAgtcggagttgcgaaggtgatcttacgGGGAGCTATCAACTCTCGCCGGACTCTTTCGACCTCCTGATGAGCTTCagcgatcttgtcctcccaatgcttccggagttccttgacctttgccagtccttcgtctacctcctgctcgcgctggatgaagtcttccacaaaGACTGCGGCGTGCTTCCTTTCATCAAGCATTGCAGCTGCGGTGTCGGcgaacttcttggctgtggccagcatctccagtctcttagcttctagcgcttctacgtcttcgggagtgatgggtCTGTTAAGGATATCCGAGTGATagattgcatccatgcctgcttgtgcaaccatctccTCAGGCGACAGGAGGTCCTCGGAGGACGGATCCTTACGAGGTCGTtcccgcgacattggagatccttgacggGATGGCTGGGGATCGGATCGGGTGTTTGCATCTTCTGATTCAGGCTGCCCCAGCGCCGCCAAGGTCGCAAGTACCTACTTAGGCTGGGCagattcaacttcaggctgatcaccgtatccgtattcccctagcttgcggttgaactcttcagtatccatggagggggtatccccggaaattgggcttaggttccccaaaatcgactcttcggctggagttccgctttctccgacaggctcgacCTGATCCGAAGCAGCGTTGTTTTTCGGTGCCtcaacctgctcgggaccagctccgacttcttgaggggcggttccggcggtatgggccaagaagtgtacgaagtggcacctctgcttttctaacacctgggagacccaggcggatctgcattggtcttccaccgttgtttcctgctcaggggcggattgggtgggttttgaaatttccagatccaaggcggaatcttccttgggaagctcctgcatctcagatcggatcttcgcgactgcgtccagctcagcggcggtcgcgtctgcgttacttaccagtgggtttccgtcggaatcgacggtttccccgatgaagatatgTATGCcgtcaactgggacgatggagagcttgacggggtttgtcttagccggaatccagcactcatccggagggacgaacgacagatttccggcgtaaaggacgcgccccacagcgatggtgtcgtcgtagcttcccatggcgggttccggcctccagacgccgcaggtcccacggtgggcgccaactgtcgttgcccaatcgacggtacctcggaggagggatcctcacgagggggagaagaagtaggggccatagggcggagtacacacgggacggtggtacgcgatttacccagcttcggaacacctgcacgatgatagggcctactgctgcttgtctggaattatctgggcgctttcgcgatgttacaatgagttgtggttgtccctctagggctcccgggatccagcttataaaggcgcacggatctagggtttacatggagagtcctagccggatacaggttgcctaactacggtacaatgtcttgccgtgcacgttaaggatccgccttcctatctacgtcgtaccggatccgggttccttaatgggccttcatggatccgggttcctcctcaaggtcggtcggatccggctccctttgcctgggccggacttcatccgtcaagatcaacagcaaccgggccgcccgatgggccacatgccacatcaccatctgtgggccacccgggcttgccggatctaggcaatgtcgatggtacacccatgaagtatacccacaacagtgtaCAACTTCACAAAATATTCTATTAGCGAGCCGGTCGGTTGGTAGCATGCCGGTCGGCCAACTATAGCACTATTAGGGCTGCCATCTGACATGGCAGAAGCGGCCAACACACTGTTGGCCTTCTATAGGCCGATCGATCAGCAGCTGACCAACCGAATCACAAAATTGAAATAGTTTGAGATTGAGTGCTATTTCCGGAAattaataaaaatttcatattactaAAAAAATCGCTTAGTCGTATCAGCTTAACGCAGGTACGGCGACAGCTGTTTAATTAACGCTCGTACGGTATGTCAACTGCTTGAGCTGCAATCCATTGGTAGATTGTGCTGCGCACGTTCATTTCCTGAAACATTCCTTGCACGCACGATAGCACATTTGCACTTCAGAGTGCAGAGGCGCACACTTTCTCTTCGCTCCCCTCTCCTTGGAGGCTTGGAGCAAGATAGCTTTAATTAGCTATAAATAGGCGGCTTGTAACCACCCAAGCTCACCACCCAAGCTCACGATACACACCACCGGGAGCAGCACGAGCTAGTGAGGGAGCTAACCAGCGAAAATGGCAAAGCTCACCGCCGCCCTGACGGTCCTCGCGCTGGTGGCCTGCGTGGGTCGTCCGTGCCAGGCAGGCTACGGGTATCCCCACCCCATGCCGTCACCGTACACTCCGAGTACACCTAGCCCTCCTCCGCCTACGCCGATTGCACCATCTAGTCCTCCACCATACAGCCCAAGCACACCTAGCCCGCCGCCACCTTCCCCGAGTACTCCGTCTAGCCCACCACCGTACACCCCCAGCACACCTAGCCCTCCGCCACCCACTCCGAGCTCACCTCCTTCGGGGCTCACGGTTGGTTACTACCAGAAGACATGCTACCGCGCAGAAGACATTGTTAGAGAAGCAGTGCGCGACGCCAGCAAGGGCATCATGGCGGGGCTTATCCGTCTATTCTTTCATGACTGCTTCGTCAGGGTAAGATATCTATGCTGAATTGCTGATACATATAATACATGCCACTTTATAagacatgagttgcaaaatatagGGTTGATGTCCGTGTGTACTTAATGGATGCATGATGGTTTGGCTACAGGGTTGCGACGCTTCCGTGTTGCTAGATACAGCTGATCCGAACAGTGCGACTGAGAAGTTCGGCATCCCAAACCTGAGTCTGCGTGGCTTTGAAGTGATCGACGCTGCTAAGGCCAGGATCGAGAAGGAATGTGGGAATGTCGTGTCATGTGCGGACATTGTGGCCTTCGCCGGGCGTGACGCCACCTACTTCCTCAGCAACAAGAAGGTTTACTTCGACATGCCTGCTGGCCGCTACGACGGACTTGTGTCTCTTATAAACGAGACGCTCCCCAACCTCCCCCCTCCCTTTGCCACCGTGGAGCAGCTCAAGGCCGGGTTTGCCTTCAAAGGTCTCAACACCGACGAGATGGTTACCCTTTCCGGCGCGCACACCATCGGGATTTCCCACTGCTCATCCTTTTCTGATCGCCTCACGTCGAACTCCTCCGACATGGATGCTAGACTCAAAAGCACTCTGCAGCAACAATGTCAATCAAACTCCGGCACCGACAACACGGTCGTACAAGACAACAAGACCCCTGACAAGCTGGACAACAAGTACTACAAAAATGTTCTCAGCCATGAGGTGCTCTTCACGTCGGACGCTGCACTCATGATGGCAACAGACACGAGCGACGCGGTGCGAGCAAACGCCAAGGACACAAACCAATGGGAGGAAAAATTCAAGGCGGCGATGGTGAAGATGGGTGCCATTGATACCAAGACAGTTGCCAATGGCGAGATTAGGAGGAGCTGCCGTGTCTTGAACACTAACTAGACCAGCTGATCAGATTCATGCCCAAGCTTTTTTATGCTCGTGGTTAACAATAAATTATTATTTTGTCGTGTGCTTTTACTTTGGATTCCCATTTGTTATTTATTTGATTTTTCTTATCTAATGGTGTATTCATTTCTAGTGGGATTTGTGGTGTAACAATTTGTTTTAAAACATTCTTCATACACGCTATTTATAAACAAATTcagaatctttttttttttgaaatggatgTTTGACCCAGAGAAATGATGATCAAACCAAAACCACCATCCTAGCAACAGACCAATAAACCTACAAAAATTGATGAAGGCGGTCTGACTACTATGACAGGATCACTTGCCCTGACAAACACAGCGATGCACCTCATCTAAATACCGAAGGCTTCAACTACCTTCCCCACGACTAGCTAGTAGCGCTACCGGTCCAACAAACTCTCCACGTGCACCACAGCACACGCTTGTGTTGCCGCCGCCATCTTCCGCAAACTCATCTTCAGGAGGAATCAATGCACCAGCCTTGTTAACCCTACTTTCAGCGCAACCACAACGCCAGACGCCACAAAAAAAATCAGAATCCTACAAGTACTTTAATTGTTGAGACCCCGTTGGACATTGTGCGTGTATCTTACTTTGCATAAGAAAAGTACATATTTGTTTAACTTAATTTGCCTTATTTACGGGCTTGTTATATTTTGTGTTGCCAAGTTATTGAATATAAAAAAACTTCTTGTTTTTAGTCATTTGACAACACCAATTTTATTACCAATGTATGGGTCACTTACATCAAGCATGTTACAGTCGTATTGTAAACCAGCCTTCTTGAAACATAAGACCTTAGCTCGGCTTTTTATAGAAAGCCATACATGTCAAACAACGTCATAATACATAAGTTCACAGCCCACACAAGTACGGCAGATACTTGGTTCACATAAAGGCTCACACATAAGCAAAAGTCTGCCAAAACACACACACGCATTGAGAAAAAGCCTGGTCCTCTCGTAGTCTCGCGTACAAGCTTTGAAGTGATCCCATCACGTCATCTCAAAAGCTTGTTTGTCTCCCGCCCTGCTAAGTAATCTCCAGTCCTGCAAGCAGATGGTCATTTTGAAAATGTAGTCAGCTAGCTGCGAGATGATGTTTTTTCCAATGGTCATTTTTACCTCACGTTCCACAGCATCCAAAGCATCGCTGCTAGACAAATCCAAATAAAATCCTACGGGTTCGACCTGACAGTCCCTGTGAGATCTCGGTGAGGTCGCCGGCCACAACTGGATTCGAGTCACACTCGTGAAGCTCCCTCACACACGCCCACATAAACTTTACAAGGGCGCAGAGAAATAAAATATGGTTCGAGTTTTCAAACTCACCACATAGCGTGGTGCACTACCCATTAGAGAGGCCGTGCCTTTTCTAGATTTGGTCACTCGACGTGAGCCTTCCTCTATTGAGTTGCCATAGAAAAATTCTAATCTTAGTTGTGATTTTGGAGCGCCACACATCCTTGAAGTGGATCATGGACCACGCCTCACTCAACCTGCGTTACATGGAGCTGCTTGAGGGGCACCATGATGCATCTAACATCCAAGTCACAAAATAGAGCTCATCATTGAGGCTCAACGAGTCAGTCTCTTGCGAGAGGTTATCTATGTAAATGATCTCGGCTGTCCCAAAGGTCATGTGGAATCGAAGCACCCAGCGGGACTCCACCCTTGCATCACTAATCTTGATATCTGGATTCGCACAAATCACAAACAAACCTGGAAAACGATCGCATAGAGGGCCCCTGCGCATTCATGGGTCCGTCCAAGAAGAGAGTCCACTTCCCATTGTTGACGTAGTGTTTGGCTCCCATCTTAAAAAGATGCTTGATATTTTCGATATTATTCCAGACCTTAGACCATCTAGATATTGAAGCCGAAAACACATCCCCATTCATAATGTATTTAGATCAGATGAGGTCCGCCTAGAGCCCCTGCTTGTTTTGGATCAATTTCCAAACCAACTTCGTGAGCAAAGCCACATTCATCATGTTTGTGTTGATGATCCCAAGACCTATCAAGTCTTTGGGTTTACACACCATCGCCTAGTTCACCATGTGATACTTGCGTTGTTCACCCAACCCTTCCCAGAAGAACCTGCTTCTTGATTTGTCCATTGCCGAATGTGTACCACCATAAAGTAGGTACAAACACATGACAAAGGTGGGTAAGCTAGAGAAGCACGAGTTTTTCAGCTCCAACCTCGCCGCAGAAGAGAAGAACTTACCTTGACAGGGGTCCATCATCTGCCCCCACCCCACCGGTCAGGGACTCCCATTAATCCCGGAGCAATAGGAGTCGATCGCTCACCGGTGACCCAAGCAAGTGATTGGGAAGGATCCAAGCTTGGAATTAAGCAAGTTGCCAATCCTTCACTGCTCCCTCTGATCTTCCCCAAGGACGACCACCTCGCTTTTGGATAAGTTTATCTTAAGCCCACACATATTCTCGAAGCATAGGAGCAAAAAAATTAGGTTTGTAATCCCATCCTTAGTTGGTTTGGTCATAATGATAGTTTCATCTGCATATTCCAGGTGTGACACTCCGTCTGGAATAATTAAGGTGGTCGACCAAACCCTAGATATAACTAGCTTCCCTAGCCAACCCCAGAATCATGGCAAGTGTGTCCGTCGTCAAATCGACAAGAAGAGGGGAGATGGGTCAGCCTGTGTGATAACCCCATTTTTATAGGTTGTTTATAAATTTAAATTTAATGTTATTTTGGTGCTGATTATCTTGTTTAGCAAATATCTAGTGTTTAAAAGTGGAGGTTAATATATGCTTGCAAGAATTAAATTAGAACCTGATGTATCTGTACATTTCCATTAGCTAGTGCTAATACATGTATGTACCGATTTGAGCTAACTACTAGATATTTAGTAACTTAGACGTTGCAGCCTCCTGTTACCGCCTCCTATAAATAGGTTAACACTGCTGCATTTGTCACACACCACGTATCGGCCAGATCAAGACAGTGATAATTAGAGCAGAGAGAAAATAGAGAGCAAGCCATAGAGAGATCGATCTTGTTagtttgagagagagagagagagagagagagagagagagagagagagtgtgggcTTAGGTGTATGTGCGATGGATCTTAGTGCACGAGGTGCTGCGATTAGATCTTAGAGCACGAGGTGCTCCTAATCGCAGAGGAGGGTCGATCTGTAGTTCTGGCCAATACTATTCGTTTGATTCTTTTGAGTCGAGGAGCATTGGTTTATGCAAAAACTATTGACATGGATTTTCTTTAAATCAGGCAAGCTGTTTTATACCCTTTCATCTACTTTGTAGAATATGTCATGTTGTTAAAATTCATGATAGATTATTTAGTACATATGTGAATATTTATGTTGAAATATTTATTGTTTAATACGCCGGGGTTGGTATGCGGTGATGGATCCGCTGGAGCCACCGATACAACCCGGGTATTTAGTATGAGTATGATTTTGGAAAGTGAGCATCGTGAGAAATAACAATAAGTGTTTTTATAAGATAAAACTTGGTGCTACGAAGGTAAACATATTGTAGTTCAGGTATGGGACTGCCTGAGTTCTCCTCTGGAGATGGCCCCGTTGCGGAACGTGTCGATGATGGATCCGTAGGAGCGATTGACATCAGTAGGTTCAGGTGTCCGGGTTCTAGTGGGCTAAAGGGCTCTGCTTTTCTAGCGGCTGTGTGGTGCTAGTTGAGGCTGTCGATGTCGAAGTACCCCTCTGCAGAGTATAAAAGTGTGAATTTCACCCCTGTGATTCCCGGGTAGGGAAACTTACTTTCATGTGTGGCACCATGACTTAATATGCTTAATACTTTAACcacattttgttttcagaaagcaTTTCTATTTTATAATTTATTTGATTGTGTATAATCGGTTTGCTGAGTATGATTTGTCGTACTCATCAGCTCCCCTATGTTTTTTTAGACGCACAGATGTCATCATCGAAGAAGACCTCATCGACGGAGATTTAGGCACGACCAGTGGGTGGGAAGCGATGTAGAGAATCTAGTTGCATTTCCTATGTAATTGTAAAGAAATCTGTAAAGAAATCTGTAAAGATGTGTAGTTGAGCTTCTCGAGATCCACTGTGCTGGGTTTTGCCTGCATTTTTAGCCTTGCGCGAGTATAAGCCTCTCGGTTTATAGGCACGCGGCGGCTGTCTCTC
This region of Lolium perenne isolate Kyuss_39 chromosome 2, Kyuss_2.0, whole genome shotgun sequence genomic DNA includes:
- the LOC127329898 gene encoding peroxidase 2-like, producing MAKLTAALTVLALVACVGRPCQAGYGYPHPMPSPYTPSTPSPPPPTPIAPSSPPPYSPSTPSPPPPSPSTPSSPPPYTPSTPSPPPPTPSSPPSGLTVGYYQKTCYRAEDIVREAVRDASKGIMAGLIRLFFHDCFVRGCDASVLLDTADPNSATEKFGIPNLSLRGFEVIDAAKARIEKECGNVVSCADIVAFAGRDATYFLSNKKVYFDMPAGRYDGLVSLINETLPNLPPPFATVEQLKAGFAFKGLNTDEMVTLSGAHTIGISHCSSFSDRLTSNSSDMDARLKSTLQQQCQSNSGTDNTVVQDNKTPDKLDNKYYKNVLSHEVLFTSDAALMMATDTSDAVRANAKDTNQWEEKFKAAMVKMGAIDTKTVANGEIRRSCRVLNTN